A window of the Gossypium hirsutum isolate 1008001.06 chromosome A05, Gossypium_hirsutum_v2.1, whole genome shotgun sequence genome harbors these coding sequences:
- the LOC107905132 gene encoding aspartyl protease family protein At5g10770, whose protein sequence is MTGSSALMAIGHILMCYTLFFSFHANKALGYGATVVESNKSHAPPSCTGTTTGLRVVHKYGPCSPSGLKKTSAVVNQILAQDKLRVRAMNSRLHNRRTIGLEGEGTTGTYLQNDLPGAGNFLVSVGFGTPLKDFNLALDTGSYVTWVQCEPCTESPCPQQQNASLYYPSFSSTSSNAPCSPECNYTQPYLDKSESGGTFVLDTVSIGQDYQIPEFIFLCAVPDKQIGDFGEANGILGLGLASSDDDFATYSLATQTANLFGRVFCHCLPSSSNSGYVYFGEKAREQCPFSGTYTRLLRKPFSGSYYFVNLIAITLGQKKVEVPSGILSSSPGTIIDSGTVITHLPSSVYLELSQEFDRLMSEFPPANPSDDGVLKACYNLVDHDNPAIPEMVLHFENLDVYLDQTAVTWKGNGMSQVCFAFAAKEDEGDLTIIGNHQQQKLNILFNIPDQRLEIGPGKC, encoded by the exons ATGACTGGTTCCTCAGCGTTGATGGCCATTGGCCATATTTTAATGTGCTACACCCTGTTTTTCTCTTTCCATGCGAATAAGGCATTAGGTTATGGTGCTACTGTGGTGGAAAGTAACAAGTCCCACGCCCCTCCCTCCTGTACAG GTACTACAACAGGTTTGCGGGTAGTCCATAAATACGGACCCTGCTCCCCATCTGGCCTAAAGAAAACATCCGCCGTGGTAAACCAGATTCTGGCCCAAGATAAACTCAGGgttcgggctatgaattccaggTTACACAACAGGCGTACAATTGGTTTGGAAGGGGAAGGGACGACAGGCACTTATCTTCAAAACGACTTACCAGGTGCCGGTAATTTTTTGGTGAGCGTTGGTTTTGGCACGCCTCTAAAAGATTTTAATTTGGCTTTGGACACGGGGAGTTACGTAACCTGGGTACAGTGCGAACCTTGCACGGAGTCTCCCTGTCCACAACAGCAGAACGCGTCGCTGTATTATCCTTCTTTTTCCTCAACTTCCTCTAACGCCCCATGTTCGCCAGAGTGTAATTACACGCAACCGTACTTGGACAAATCCGAGTCCGGCGGAACTTTTGTCCTTGATACGGTTTCCATAGGGCAGGATTACCAGATTCCTGAATTTATTTTCCTATGCGCGGTACCGGATAAGCAAATCGGGGATTTTGGTGAAGCAAATGGGATACTAGGCCTAGGTCTGGCCAGCTCTGACGATGACTTTGCTACCTATTCCCTTGCAACCCAAACTGCAAATTTGTTTGGAAGAGTATTTTGTCATTGTCTTCCCTCGTCAAGTAACTCAGGATATGTTTATTTTGGTGAGAAAGCTCGTGAACAATGTCCGTTTTCTGGTACTTACACACGGCTTCTAAGAAAACCATTTTCTGGTTCCTATTATTTCGTAAATCTTATTGCCATAACACTAGGCCAGAAAAAAGTGGAAGTGCCTTCGGGTATATTATCATCATCCCCAGGAACCATTATAGATTCAGGAACTGTCATTACTCATCTTCCTTCCTCAGTCTATTTGGAGCTGAGCCAGGAATTCGATAGATTGATGTCGGAGTTCCCTCCTGCTAATCCTTCTGATGATGGAGTACTGAAAGCGTGCTACAACCTGGTGGATCATGACAATCCGGCAATACCCGAGATGGTTCTACATTTTGAAAACTTGGATGTATATTTGGACCAAACAGCAGTTACCTGGAAAGGCAATGGCATGTCTCAAGTTTGCTTCGCGTTTGCTGCAAAAGAGGATGAGGGGGACCTCACAATCATTGGTAATCATCAACAGCAGAAGCTCAACATACTCTTTAACATCCCAGATCAGAGGTTGGAAATTGGACCTGGTAAGTGCTAA
- the LOC107905131 gene encoding protein ENHANCED DISEASE RESISTANCE 2-like, with product MCQTEQKDRGSAKEFADKYSITCSTADATSIPDWMVDSINGGALQQVDLNNGTNGWSSPPGDLFYLRSQSYLTKRQKCPAGDYLLSPIGMDWLKSDSKLDNVLARPDNRVSNALRKAQSDGQSMKSFIFAVNIQVPSKDLYSAVFYFATEDPIPPGSLLYRFVNGDDAFRNHRLKMVNRIVEGPWIVKKAVGNYAACLIGKALTCNYYRGDNYLEIDVDVASSAVANAILHLALGCATSVVIDMGFVVEGQTEDELPEKLIGAVRVSKMEMSSATVVDALTPSVQTAAGRGIGVCKVNDHKSDDGESDDNDK from the coding sequence ATGTGCCAGACTGAGCAAAAAGACCGGGGATCCGCCAAGGAATTCGCCGATAAATACTCTATAACCTGTTCAACGGCTGACGCTACATCGATTCCCGATTGGATGGTTGATTCAATCAACGGTGGAGCCCTGCAACAAGTTGACCTTAATAACGGAACCAACGGTTGGTCTTCTCCCCCGGGTGATCTCTTCTATCTCCGTTCTCAAAGCTACCTGACCAAACGTCAAAAATGCCCCGCCGGCGATTATTTACTCTCTCCCATTGGTATGGACTGGCTCAAGTCCGATTCCAAGCTCGATAACGTACTCGCCCGTCCTGATAATCGTGTTTCTAACGCCCTCCGAAAAGCTCAATCCGATGGCCAATCTATGAAAAGCTTTATTTTCGCCGTCAATATCCAGGTCCCCAGTAAAGATCTGTATAGTGCTGTTTTTTATTTTGCCACAGAGGATCCTATCCCTCCCGGTTCGTTACTTTACCGGTTCGTCAATGGCGATGATGCCTTCCGGAACCACCGGTTGAAGATGGTTAACCGGATTGTTGAAGGACCGTGGATCGTCAAAAAAGCGGTGGGCAACTATGCGGCGTGCTTGATAGGTAAAGCTTTGACGTGTAATTATTATAGAGGAGATAATTACTTGGAGATTGACGTTGACGTTGCTAGCTCGGCGGTTGCCAACGCGATTTTACACCTCGCATTGGGATGCGCGACGAGCGTAGTAATCGATATGGGATTTGTAGTGGAAGGACAGACCGAGGATGAGTTGCCGGAAAAATTAATCGGTGCGGTTAGAGTTAGTAAGATGGAGATGTCGTCTGCGACCGTAGTTGATGCACTTACGCCATCGGTTCAAACAGCGGCTGGGCGTGGAATAGGAGTTTGTAAGGTAAATGACCATAAATCTGATGATGGCGAAAGCGATGATAATGACAAATGA